The genomic DNA GGCCTCATTCCTATGACCCCAGATGGTTTCCAATCCTCCATCTTCTCTGGCTAAACCCTtacattgaatttttttttgctctctctcttctgCTACATTCCCCTACATGATATTCTTTTCTGTGTAACTCtctttttatttagatataGATTATTTTATAGTGTTGAATTGTACTAGTAAGGGCATTATTATAATTAGGGTACTTAGTATACTCTTGTATATATACCTTGTCCATACATTCTggagaatatatatagattattttattcctatacatggtattagagccaaaacctaaccctaaccctaactaGTATTGATGTTTCCACCATTGTCGACTTCGTTGGCATTGCTCATTGACTGTTGTCGTCTTCACCGGGCTTCTTTCCTCATTGGCCCTGCTTGCCACGACCCCTAGTGCTTTGCGTCTGTAGATTGCTTTGCTGCTTGCCGTGCCTTCCATTGCTCCTTGTCTGCTTTTATTTGTCTGCAGACTTGGTTGCTAGCAAGTTTGCAAACCCTTTGATTTCTAGGTGATTTGTAGACTTGATTTTTGGCTCTCTTGTTGATTATTGAATTAGGGTTTGTAATCATTGTCATGTCTTCATCAGCTCTAGAATCTTCACCCACAACTATCTCATCAACTTCCACTATTACCATTCTCTAATTCTCAGGCACGCCAGTTATTACTATGGAAAAATTGAATGGGAACAATTGTCTACAGCAGTGGAAATCTGGCTTCTTTAGGCATGGACTTGAAGATCATTTAACACATGCCATCTCAACCAGTCTTGAGAACAATCCGCCAATGGAAGGTGCGCATTTGCTTTGTCTGACATGGCAGACTGTTCAGGCCACTTtgatgcctatttttttttatctcttcgTGAGTGTACTCTGTGTGTAACTCtctttttatttagatataGTTAAAATACAAATTCTAGGCAGTGCCTCTCTTACACCTTTGACAGAGGTATTTGCCTGGTTACTTTTAGCCTCTTTAGTTATTGTTGATCATAACTCCTCTTTACTTGGAGACTAGTCTCCTCTTTGCTTCTGTAACGTTTTTAATTgttctttaaaatttttctttaacacTTTATGTCTGCTAGTATTCTTGAAGATTTGGGGTGAGTCATTTTCTGTTGTTAGGCTGTCGGATTATGGTGCCTATAATAAGGtgtagtaatttttttttctccctctaATAGATTAGATTATTTGAGGTACTTCTTCCAATATCATTCTCTCTGATAGATTGAAATGGTTTTTCAAATTCTTGGCGCACTGATCCTACATAATATTTGAGGCATACTTCTATTTTACTAAATTTCTATTGTTTATTTTTGCTGAAACTGAAGTGCTTGCTGGAATACTTTCAATTCCAATGATAAAAGGCTTTTtcacttgtttttgttttctcttcgGTGATGGTATTGTTATCTTCATCTTAAAACTTACCACACTGAACCAGTTTGTGTGGAATTTTGCAATTCAAGCAACAAATAGTTTTTATCCTTAGCAAAACTATAAATAGATTGCTTTTAATCTTTGAATGCTTGGCTCTGCTCTCAGTGCCCAAAATGAGTGTTTGCCTTTATTAACTTGATGACTATAAAAGCATAATTCTCTATCCTCAGCCACATTGTTGAGATCGTTTTCGTTTAGATAGTCTGACAAACTTATTTCAGGGTCCCAGAGTGGGGAAAAACTCGTCAGAAGTACATTAACAGAACTGACTGATTTATTACAGGATTAAGGAGTGAGCAAAGATTCTACTAATTTTGATTTCGGCTGCAACGGATTTCTGACAGTCTGGTTGCGGTATAGGCTGGTCTCTTGCGGTGGTCCTCCATTGATCCGAGCTTCTATTATATTTCTTTCCCACCAATAATGTCTCTTTTATGCCTTGAGAATTTGCGCCTTCAAAACTTAGATTTATGGGGATCTGTAACTCTCACCGAAGTGTTTGCAACATAGACAAAGAACTGCTTGGGCTGACCTCGGAAATGCCCTCTGATGGGGGAAGTATGTATTGTAACAGTAGAGatagatgtgtgtgtgtgtgagagagagagagagggagagagtaaCGATGCTACGTAGAGAGCGATGTAAAGATATATGCCCCTTGTGTTTGGGGGTGTCCCCGTTTTATAGAGGGGATGCCTTTAGGGGGACCTATAGTTGGGTGCAACATACAGAGAGGCCACATTAACCATATCAATCATGTTGACTTATTATTAATCTTCTTCTATTCAATcagtgtaattaaaaatttaggcCTATTCTCTTTGGTGTTTTCGccccttttttgttttcaatttttcaaaacacctaAAACGTGTTTGTTTatccattttaaaaaatatattttttaaaacacaaattttttacacaaaaaactcaaaacaacaaaaatgtgttttgactGTTTTTAGCCAAAACACGGTATCAAACTCAAAACATGGAAAACGAATGCCTCTTCTCTTCTGTATTCTTcactcctttctctctctctctctctcttttatattcttttctcttttagaGAACACCAGCCACTATTGCCTTCTCCAGCCACTGAGATCGTTGCCCTTCTAAGCGTCGCCGTTCGTCGTCCTCCAGCCATCGCAGTCGTTCGTCCTCGAGCCACTGTCGTTGTTCATCATCTAGCCACTGTCGCCCTTTGTCCTCAACCATCGCCTCCTCCAACCAGATCCATCGTCCTCGCCTCACCATTCTGCTCCTCTAGATTCACCTCGACGAGTGGGTTCTAACTTTGTTTGTTTCTCACAAAGCTCTTTATTTGATCTCTCAAGCTTGTCGTCTTGGGTTGTTTGCTATTATCCTTTTGTTATTTCAAGTTTCTCTCTTTATTGTGTTTTGCTGCTCATTTGTTTGAAGTTGTTATAATTtttgactcatttttttttctctatttactattttttactaaagttgttttatttcttgtttatattttttttgtaatagaaaaaaaatattgtaacatTCACTAAtttcaaaatgtatatattatttaatagtatactagtattaaattattttaatttaaataataatcaaattttttaaataaaatatcataaaatatttttcgcaaaatttcaaaataaatacgtttttcaatttttaattttgaaaaacaatttttcagaatgacacaaagaatgcatttttaaaaatcttaaaataaatactaaaacacaaaatttaaaatgaatttaaaatttaaaattcaaaattgaaacatgAAGAGAACAccactttacattttgaatagTTTTAAGTGTGATATTTACAAAGTAGTATTACAATTATTATTGATAAGCtaaaaaacattaataaatGGAATTAAATATCATTATATAAGACGGAACAGGCAATTTGtatcaaatttaataactaataagtaaatgaaataataatattattattatttgttatattaggtattatatatatatatatatatgcttatcgACACTCGTTGCCtgaatactaaaaattaaagtcaaaataatttgtttcaaaaggTCTGAACAGGGACATGTATTTGatagtaaaaatttaattggAGAAATATTAATAATCCTGTCCATATGGTAATTTATGAAAagcaaataaaattttggttaattaaattattagtgCTGATTTAATAATTACCGTACTATATTTGGTATCAATAGGCAAATTTATATATCATCTGGCATACATATTTTTTGTGACACAAAGAAAATTGTTTAGTGGCAGATACATAGTTTTGTGCAGCACATATAAAAGTGCCTCTAATCGATGATGTTTACGCAGTGAGCATTTCTGTACAATTTCAATTCCACACAATAAATAGAACAGTTGGTACTCTAATGAAgataagaagaaaacaaaatctcTGTTTTTACCCCGGAATGCGTACCACCTGACATTTCAAAGCCTAAtcacccaacccaacccaacccaaagTTGGAGCAGCTTCAGATCACTGAACTGCATGGCCGAGCAAACTGTTTGATGAGGGCGAGCTTTGTTCACTCAGCCAAAGGTCCTGCACAGAAACAGGGGAATCGTCCTTCTCCCTCTCCGTTGCACAATCCAATTGAGGCCTTTCAAACATCACCTTCAATGGTTTTCCACTTGATGTCCAAGAACAAGAGGATGAAGACGCATCAGATGAAGCCGTGAGGTTCCGTTCCAACGACGGCGATCGACGGAGTCGGATTTGCTCTAGTTCTGCTGCAACATCCTTCATTGAAGGCCTCATATCTTTGTCATACGCAAGGCATCTGAATGCTAGCTCGGCCACCTTGTGCACCAACGAAAGTGTCTGTTCATTCCTCTCTGACTTGAGCCTCGGATCAATTATCTCATCAAGCCGGCCTTTCCCAATTCGGTCGATGGCAAGAGCCGCCAGATTGAGCTCATTCTGGGGCCGACTAAAGTCCACAGCCTTCAACGCCGTTATGATCTCCACAAGAACCACTCCAAAGCTGTACACGTCGCTTTTGTCGGACAAATAGAAATTTTGATGGTACTGAGGATCAAGATAGCCAGGAGTCCCTTGTGGGGCAGTGGAGATGTGAGAAGATTCAGTCATTCCAAGCCTAGAAAGGCCAAAATCAGCAACTTTGGACTTGAAGTCGTAGTCTAGGAGTATGTTGCTGGACTTTATGTCTCGGTGAAAGATGGGAGGATTCATGGCAGAGTGGAGGTAGGCGATGGCTTGCGCTGTATCGGTGGCGATGGCGAGGCGAACCGGCCACGGAAGCCCGTGGTCGTGGGTCCTTTCGCCGTGCAAATGCTGCGAGAGCGTCCCATTGGGCATGAACTCGTAGACGAGGATTTGTTCGGCGTTGTCAATGGAGCAGCCTAGGAGGCGAACGAGGTTGGGGTGGCTGACGGAGGAGATGAGCTTGATCTCGTTGACGACTTGCTGGACGCTGCCGAAGTCACCGTGTTTGATGCGTTTGATGGCGGCCCACTCGTCGTTGTGAAGTTTTCCGACGTAGACATGGCCGTAAGCACCGCTTCCGAGGAGCTGTTTTGGGGAGAAGAAGTCGGTGGCCTTCTCGATTTCTTTGTAGGGGTAAATGGGAATGGCGATGCCTGTGGCTTCAGATAACTGCCGAGTTGTTCTCTTCTGAAGCTTCTGTCTGGAGTGCCTTCGAACCAAACAGCATATTAGCCCCACGCCGACCATCAGAGCAGCCCCCGCAGCAACGCCTAATTAAGGAATAGAATTTCTCATGAAAACAATCTATTTACAAAGAAATAAGGAGTGTAGAGCTTTTAATTTGTACATTAACTCGACgttatacatatatgtatgtgtttttcGCATACATTTGATGGTCAATATGTTTTTAACTCTCATTGGAATTAAAACGTAAATGTAGCACATTGGGTTGTTGGTCACTCAaaagttttcattttctacttggtgtgcgtgtgtgtgtgtgtgcatacaTGCATGTTTGAATTGTTTAATTAGTAAGAGAAGATGGGAATTACCTCCAACTAAAATACCGAATTGAGCAGCACCACCACATCTGCCGGACACGTACCGAGCAGGGCCGCACGTTGAAGGCGCTGTTCATAGTTCACACAACCCATAAACTGAcagaaatatgtatatatatatgtacaaatgCTGATGATATTAATATACAATCACAAAATTATTGCATCGAATTTTTCGtttcattaataattatatatatatatatattcaagaaTAACAACAactcttttcaaaataatttgtaagtATCAATTAAGAATAATGAGCTCTGAGTGTATGAATATATTACAGCTGGTAAAAGAGTATAGCTATATATAGCATCTACTCACAAATGACAAAACTAGCATCCATCTACTTCTCTCAAATGAAATgtcttttcttttaagaaaaacaaaaataaaagaatgtcgTTAATTGTTGAACCTCTTTTTCTGGATAGTTTAAAAAATGGATAATATTGAGATTTCGAAAATGAAACAAGTGTGGCTGAAGGATTTGACAGACagatatatgtaaaatattattagatatttaatattttcttctgaGGAATGCTCAATCATTTATTGACTTCTAAGTAATGCTTCGTCGACGTCGTCGTTTTAACCGAACCATTTCTTACAATTTATCTTTCGTGTTTGCTGCATATTATTGTCTCATTATTCATTTTGCCTAAAATTAACAgcgtaactttttttttttttttgggcaagTAAATTAACAGCATAACTAACCTTTCCGGCAGCCCAAACCATGTTGAAACCCGTCTCCGACAAACCCTTCCAGGCACTGGCAACGATGGGCTCGCCGCCTGTTCACCGGAGACTTAATCTTGGTGCAATTCGCGTTCTCTGAACACGTGCAATTCCCTTCAAGCCACCACCCGAGCTTCACCAGCTGAACGTCCAACGACACCGCCGAATTGTTGTTCCCAAAGTACTCATTCACGGAGATCGCCGAGAACAGCGACTGGCAGCCACTGCTCGTCAAGTTCCGGTAGTCGATGAAATCTCTCTCTACGTCTGGCTGCGAATAACAGTTAATAGCGTTCGTTTTATTGTTCTTCGGATCGCAGTCGTGCATTTGGAAATTCGTTTGCACCATCGTGGATGGAATGAAGCATCCGGCGATCTCTGAGCTGCAGTTCTGAAGCAGAATTCCATTAAACGTGGTTGGGGCGTAGTTCGGGCCGAAGAGTTGGCCGGCGGTAAGGATCGGCCGGCCGCATTTAGCCGGAAGGTTGATCCGTATGCTGTCGGAGGTCACTCTCTGGACCGTGAATTCACCGACGGCGGCGGCGCCGTTCGCCGTGCAGTTCAGTCGGATTGGGCAGCCGGCCGAAAATCCGAAAGGAAACGGAAATTTTCTGGAGCCGCCACAAGAATGATCGCAACCGGCTGATGCGAGGATGACCGGAAAAAGAATGCGAAAAACAAGAAGGACGATTGCTTGGGGTTTGGTGATCATCTTTACCGGAGAATAGGAACTTTGATCATGGGGGAAGCCTTAGTTTTCATtggtatatattattattattagatggACAGTGGAAAGCATTGGAAAGGGAaagagaacaaaagaaaagataaactACCCAAGTACTAGTAGCCAGCTACAGCTAGGTAGCGGAATCCGTGATTGAAAGAGTGGGATAAGAATTTCCTGCTCTTTGCTCTTTGCTCTCTGCCCTTTTCTTGTCccattttcaactcttgaaatcATATTTTGACCAAACTTCTGTTTTGTCAAatctaacattttttaaaaatacatataaagtTATTTAATTCCAGAAGAAATTGGATGATACTTTATTTTGTaacttttatgtatatatatatatatattataattgatGAAATTAAATATTGTTGCGATCATTTTAATACAAGATTTTTacgttaaattaatttttttatttcaattcagGTGggctaatttaattttgagagtTGGGTGGTTGGTCCGACAGTTGTACACAGGAGATTCAtcctattttgaaaattaaattactaaTAATCCAATGATTGAGCTACCCATTGGTTGTACGAAATTCCACCTCgtccttttttttcttaagattaagaaaattaaaaatagaaaagaattttatttcataaaaggGAAAAGtaattccaaaaataatatgaaatgaaatttcttaATATATACTATGAAAAAGAGTCAAATTacttgaatgaatgaatgaatgaatgttgcAATTATGTCAGTTAATCAAAAGTCACAAAGGTGGGTGCGAATGTGGGCCACTTGGCTTTGAATACActattccattttttttttagtattattattattagatgaaAGGTGCATTGCCGTGTTGTGCTTGGCAATCCAACCCCCCCCCACACGCACacgacacaaaaaaaaaaaaaaaatcatatatttttagtgttttacaATTTATATTAAATCATCATAATTACAAGAATACCGTTGCTTTTATAACATTGTctatggattttttttattatatgaaaattttaatttgtaacttCGATTATGTGAGGCGGTCGGTTTACTTATCATATTGTGAATTAATATGAGGATCAAAATTGACGACACTAGTAGATTATAAAATTCTTAGGCCGGATTGAttcatgtttaatttaaatatattattatattggatatatatatatatatatattagtttttgCCCACTAGTTTGTTTTTTAGGATACTTTTTACGGCGCATtttatgtatcttattttttatattaaataaatattttattaattaataaaaatatttaaataatgaaaaataaagggaCAAGCAAGGGGGACATTAATTTTAGCCTCTTAATTAAGCAACACGTTTGCTGCTTCTAGACGAGGGGAGGGGTAAGGTGCAGGTGCCGGGAGAAAAGTTCCATAACCGAAAGCaatgaataacaataacaatattataatatatttatattgatataatataaaatatttaaataatatttttatatgaataataacaataataataaataaataaataaataaaacactaaGGTTGTACGTGGTAGCTTCTCCCCATATTTGAAAAGACTAAAAcattaaagataataatatactcattttatttggttaaaaatgattttttttaattaaaagtaaataacaaTTATACCCTTTGCTGATCATATACTCATTTAAGAACAATGAATTGTAGGTTATTATTACCACGTTGTAAACAATCCAAAAAAAGTATTGAATTTAATATCTAGCTAGgtgattaaataataattagatatttaaataaaaaaaatattagtaaacaAATTTCATACACACACTTCTAATCTTATCAtccacttttatttttttggcatATTGGATTGAGAGGGCATTCCAAATTTGGATATTCTTGGAGTTGTGGTAGTTTATatataaagtatttatttatttatcactattattttttgatcaaattcatatattttttctttgaaatttgtTTAACTCGATTTAAAATAATGCGTAAGTTATATGCGATATGatttcaaaaggaaaaaaaaacaaaagaaagaaaaaaatagaagaaggaTTGATTGAATTGATGTTTCTTTTCGCTTTTCTATTTGTCTTTGACCATCATCTTTACTCTCATCTCTCGTCTTTTGTTGACTCGAACGAAATAATTGAGCGTTTCATCGCTCGTCACCAACTTAATCAATCTCGAACTTTTTTCTTTACTCCGACTAATGATCCACGAGTTGCAATCGACCCATCTTTCCTTTTCTCCAACCGACGATTGCTTCAcccttttcctttctctttacTTCGATCAGCTATCGATGATCGACTCATCTTTTCTCGTTCTTTTTGTTCTGACTAGTGATTCACTACAAGTAAGtctttttatgtaaatttagaaaaaatataggtttggtctttttttattttgaaatataaaaatacataaaaaaatttgcttttacaagaataaaattaataataattttaaattatcgatTCTTTTTTCACTATTACTCAAAGTAAAGTGTGAGAAAAAATAGTATGAAAGGTGAAAGAGTTTCTTATCTTtgcgcgctctctctctctctctctctattgtgATCCAAAAAAGAGGCTCCAGTTTGGATTGTTTCAACTTGAATCAATTACAAAGCCAAAATGGACAACATTAGAGATGGATTAACCTAATGAACATATCTATCCATACATCATGCAGTGGAAAGGTGTGACAATGAATCAAATAACTAATctatttactatatatatatatataaagaaaatgagCCGCCAAATTGGAACATTTGGTTGTTCTGTCGTCACATAACATGTCGGTtataataatactaaatattgtaaacttaatttataataataaatatcagACGGAACAGCGAActgataatataaattttacccaAAAGGCTCGCCGG from Diospyros lotus cultivar Yz01 chromosome 4, ASM1463336v1, whole genome shotgun sequence includes the following:
- the LOC127799622 gene encoding wall-associated receptor kinase-like 14, translating into MITKPQAIVLLVFRILFPVILASAGCDHSCGGSRKFPFPFGFSAGCPIRLNCTANGAAAVGEFTVQRVTSDSIRINLPAKCGRPILTAGQLFGPNYAPTTFNGILLQNCSSEIAGCFIPSTMVQTNFQMHDCDPKNNKTNAINCYSQPDVERDFIDYRNLTSSGCQSLFSAISVNEYFGNNNSAVSLDVQLVKLGWWLEGNCTCSENANCTKIKSPVNRRRAHRCQCLEGFVGDGFQHGLGCRKAPSTCGPARYVSGRCGGAAQFGILVGGVAAGAALMVGVGLICCLVRRHSRQKLQKRTTRQLSEATGIAIPIYPYKEIEKATDFFSPKQLLGSGAYGHVYVGKLHNDEWAAIKRIKHGDFGSVQQVVNEIKLISSVSHPNLVRLLGCSIDNAEQILVYEFMPNGTLSQHLHGERTHDHGLPWPVRLAIATDTAQAIAYLHSAMNPPIFHRDIKSSNILLDYDFKSKVADFGLSRLGMTESSHISTAPQGTPGYLDPQYHQNFYLSDKSDVYSFGVVLVEIITALKAVDFSRPQNELNLAALAIDRIGKGRLDEIIDPRLKSERNEQTLSLVHKVAELAFRCLAYDKDMRPSMKDVAAELEQIRLRRSPSLERNLTASSDASSSSCSWTSSGKPLKVMFERPQLDCATEREKDDSPVSVQDLWLSEQSSPSSNSLLGHAVQ